A single region of the Malus sylvestris chromosome 8, drMalSylv7.2, whole genome shotgun sequence genome encodes:
- the LOC126632033 gene encoding probable apyrase 7: MVFSRIANIISSASSRWSSPQGGSNLSPPKIAFANPARSKNYLRLSSSLQDFSAYRQIDPEDPHPSVVTHSKPPDSLQRETATSSFSKEKALPGGGTPSACNKWVRALMLLCCILLLGFLIYLVSMFTYSYWSRGEPKFYIVLDCGSTGTRVYVYQASYDTEKDGTFPIVMKPLTQGLRRTSNSHRGRAYDRMETEPGLDKLVHNVSGLKAAIKPLIRWAEKQIPQRAHKTTSVFLYATAGVRRLPTVDSKWLLDNAWSVLKNSPFLCQRDWVKIISGLEEAYFGWIALNHHTGILGAKPRKPTFGALDLGGSSLQVTFESNEQVHKETSLNLRIGAMNHHLTAYSLPSYGLNDAFDKSVVHLFERLPETSKAELVNGKGELQHPCLQSGYKEQYVCSQCFSKFQEGGSPVIAKKWLDKGGRSGILLRLIGAPNWDECSKLARVAVNLSEWSNINPGIDCDLQPCSLPNGVPRPYGRFFAISGFFVVYRFFNLTSEASLDDVLEKGREFCERTWEVAKNSVAPQPFIEQYCFRAPYIVFLLREGLHIIDNQVIIGSGSITWTLGVALLEAGKALPTRMGLHSYEILQFKINPIFLTAVLFISLIFLLCALSCVGNWMPKFFWRPCLPLFRTNGASSGSVLSIPSPFRFQRWSPISSGDGRAKMPLSPTIAGDAQRRPFGLRHSLNSSSDIQLMESSLYPSTSSMSHSYSSNNLGQMQLDSISMGSFWSPHRSQMRLQSRRSQSREDLNSSLAEAHMVKI; this comes from the exons GCCCTCAGGGGGGTTCCAATCTATCTCCCCCCAAAATTGCCTTTGCCAACCCTGCACGGAGCAAGAACTATCTGCGTCTCTCATCATCTCTCCAGGATTTCTCGGCCTATCGCCAGATTGACCCTGAAGATCCCCATCCCAGCGTTGTCACTCATTCCAAACCTCCTGATTCCTTACAGAGAGAAACTGCCACCTCCAGCTTCTCAAAAGAGAAAGCACTGCCAGGAGGAGGAACCCCATCTGCCTGCAACAAGTGGGTTCGAGCCCTCATGCTTCTGTGTTGTATCTTGTTGTTGGGTTTtctaatttatttggtttccaTGTTCACTTATTCTTATTGGTCTAGAGGAGAGCCCAAGTTCTATATTGTACTTGATTGTGGAAGTACTGGAACTCGTGTTTATGTATATCAAGCATCCTATGATACTGAGAAAGATGGCACTTTTCCTATTGTCATGAAGCCGTTAACACAAGGTCTTCGAAGAACATCTAATTCACACAGAGGCCGTGCTTATGATCGAATGGAAACTGAGCCCGGGCTTGACAAGTTGGTGCACAATGTTTCCGGCTTGAAGGCTGCAATAAAACCACTTATTCGATGGGCAGAGAAGCAAATCCCACAAAGGGCACATAAGACAACCTCGGTTTTCCTTTATGCTACTGCCGGGGTTCGCAGACTTCCTACTGTCGATTCAAAGTGGCTTCTGGACAATGCATGGTCTGTACTCAAGAATTCACCTTTTTTGTGCCAAAGAGACTGGGTTAAGATTATCAGTGGCTTGGAAGAAGCTTATTTCGGCTGGATAGCCCTTAACCATCACACGGGTATTCTGGGGGCCAAACCAAGAAAGCCAACATTTGGTGCACTTGACTTGGGTGGTTCATCACTGCAGGTTACATTTGAGAGTAATGAACAAGTGCATAAAGAGACCAGTTTAAACCTTAGAATTGGGGCCATGAACCATCATCTCACTGCATATTCTCTCCCAAGCTATGGTTTAAATGACGCATTCGATAAGTCTGTAGTTCATCTTTTTGAGAGGCTTCCAGAAACCAGTAAGGCAGAACTAGTAAATGGGAAGGGAGAACTTCAGCATCCATGCTTGCAGTCCGGTTACAAGGAGCAATACGTTTGCTCTCAATGCTTTTCTAAATTCCAAGAAGGTGGAAGCCCTGTGATTGCTAAAAAGTGGTTGGATAAAGGAGGCAGATCAGGGATTTTGTTGCGGCTTATTGGTGCTCCAAATTGGGATGAGTGCAGTAAACTTGCCAGAGTTGCCGTCAATTTGTCGGAATGGTCCAATATAAATCCAGGAATTGACTGTGACTTGCAACCTTGTTCTCTTCCCAATGGTGTACCCCGTCCTTATGGAAGATTCTTTGCGATTTCCGGATTTTTTGTGGTTTATCGGTTTTTCAATTTGACGTCAGAGGCATCACTTGATGATGTGTTGGAAAAGGGTCGGGAGTTTTGTGAAAGAACTTGGGAAGTTGCAAAGAACAGTGTTGCTCCTCAGCCCTTCATTGAACAGTACTGCTTTAGGGCACCATATATTGTATTCTTGTTGAGAGAGGGATTGCACATCATAGATAATCAAGTTATAATTGGGTCTGGAAGTATTACATGGACACTTGGGGTTGCTTTGTTGGAAGCTGGGAAGGCACTTCCAACCAGAATGGGGCTTCACAGTTACGAAATACTCCAGTTCAAGATTAACCCAATATTTCTTACTGCAGTTTTGTTTATCTCTTTAATTTTCCTCCTTTGTGCATTATCATGTGTTGGCAATTGGATGCCAAAATTTTTCTGGAGGCCATGTCTCCCACTGTTTAGGACTAATGGTGCATCTTCTGGATCTGTTCTGAGTATTCCGTCTCCTTTTCGGTTCCAGCGCTGGAGTCCTATTAGCTCTG GGGATGGAAGAGCAAAGATGCCTCTGAGTCCAACAATTGCTGGTGATGCCCAAAGGAGACCATTTGGCTTAAGGCATAGTCTCAACAGCAGCAGTGACATCCAGTTAATGGAGTCTTCCTTATACCCATCAACTAGCAGTATGTCCCATAGTTATTCCTCTAATAATCTGGGCCAGATGCAACTGGACAGCATTAGCATGGGTTCCTTCTGGTCTCCTCACAGATCTCAGATGCGTCTTCAAAGCAGGCGATCACAATCTCGGGAAGACCTGAATTCTTCGCTGGCTGAGGCACACATGGTGAAAATTTAA
- the LOC126632034 gene encoding protein root UVB sensitive 1, chloroplastic isoform X2, translated as MTGCVCKSFLIQGSSTPPLPPIYFRHSNSGAPPSSALNFTSLGLKASQFHAHGLPWKRFNAHSILPDNGGWDSGNKNGGGGGGPFESSSWWWHEDGDSSLSGPLFFSSLFLCSAACCFCHLRLACALASSSEDCEAVWEVRGGKWTKLVPDFVQDAFVIAHQVGSGSLSVGNLWLQSKHVCMRLMLPEGYPDSVTSDYLEYSLWRGVQGVASQISGVLATQALLYAVGLGKGAIPTAAAVNWVLKDGIGYLSKIMLSKYGRHFDVNPKGWRLFADLLENAAFGMEMLTPAFPHLFLLIGAAAGAGRSAAALIQAATRSCFYAGFAAQRNFAEVIAKGEAQGMVSKSFGIMLGIALANHIGSSMALGLASFSMVTWIHMFCNLKSYQSIQIRTLNPYRASLVFSEYLLSGQASPVKDVNEEEPLFPAVPFLNSKSANKAHSVGLSSNAKEAAAEIERRLQLGSKLSDLVNNKDDVLALLSLYNEEGYILSEHKGRYCCLKKRPLYKTC; from the exons ATGACGGGTTGCGTTTGCAAGTCCTTTCTCATCCAAGGTAGCAGTACCCCACCTCTACCGCCTATTTACTTCCGTCATAGCAATTCTGGCGCACCGCCGTCGTCTGCTCTAAATTTTACTTcacttggtctcaaggcatcaCAATTTCACGCTCATGGGCTGCCTTGGAAACGATTCAATGCGCATAGTATCCTGCCGGACAATGGCGGCTGGGACTCGGGAAACAAAAACGGCGGCGGCGGTGGCGGCCCATTTGAGTCATCCTCATGGTGGTGGCATGAGGATGGTGATAGTTCCTTGTCAGGTCCCTTGTTTTTCTCCTCCTTGTTCTTGTGCTCGGCGGCGTGTTGTTTCTGCCACCTCCGACTGGCCTGTGCGCTGGCATCATCATCGGAGGACTGCGAGGCTGTGTGGGAAGTGAGGGGAGGCAAGTGGACCAAGCTTGTTCCTGATTTTGTCCAGGATGCCTTTGTTATCGCTCATCAAGTTGGTTCTGGTTCACTGAGCGTGGGGAATCTGTGGTTGCAATCGAAACATGTCTGTATGCGATTGATGCTCCCAGAAGGCTATCCCGACTCCGTTACCAGCGATTATTTGGAGTACTCTCTTTGGAGAGGAGTTCAGGGCGTCGCCAGCCAAATTAGCGGTGTCCTTGCCACTCAG GCCTTGCTCTACGCTGTTGGATTGGGAAAAGGAGCTATTCCTACTGCCGCCGCTGTCAATTGGGTCCTCAAGGATGGAATTGGATACCTCAGCAAAATCATGCTCTCTAAATATGGAAGGCATTTTGATGTCAATCCAAAAGGGTGGAGGTTGTTTGCTGATCTTCTCGAAAATGCCGCCTTTGGAATGGAAATGCTCACCCCTGCATTTCCTCATCTATTTCTTTTAATTGGTGCTGCTGCCGGTGCAGGGCGCTCAGCTGCTGCACTCATTCAG GCTGCTACCAGGAGCTGTTTCTATGCTGGTTTTGCTGCTCAAAGGAACTTTGCTGAG GTGATTGCTAAGGGGGAAGCTCAGGGAATGGTGAGCAAGTCTTTCGGTATCATGCTTGGCATAGCATTGGCTAACCATATCGGCTCTTCTATGGCTCTTGGCCTTGCTTCTTTTAGCATGGTTACTTGGATCCACATGTTCTGCAACCTGAAATCCTATCAATCCATTCAAATAAGGACTTTAAATCCTTATCGTGCAA GCTTGGTTTTTAGCGAATATCTTCTTAGTGGTCAAGCATCTCCTGTAAAAGACGTCAATGAGGAGGAACCGCTTTTTCCAGCTGTACCATTTCTTAACTCAAAGTCTGCAAACAAA GCGCATTCAGTAGGATTATCTTCAAATGCAAAGGAAGCTGCTGCTGAAATTGAACGTAGGCTGCAATTGGGATCCAAGCTCAGTGATCTAGTCAACAACAAGGACGATGTGCTTGCACTGCTCAGTCTATATAACGAAGAAGGCTATATTTTGTCGGAGCACAAGGGAAGATACTGT TGCTTAAAGAAACGTCCTCTCTACAAGACATGTTGA
- the LOC126632034 gene encoding protein root UVB sensitive 1, chloroplastic isoform X1, translating into MTGCVCKSFLIQGSSTPPLPPIYFRHSNSGAPPSSALNFTSLGLKASQFHAHGLPWKRFNAHSILPDNGGWDSGNKNGGGGGGPFESSSWWWHEDGDSSLSGPLFFSSLFLCSAACCFCHLRLACALASSSEDCEAVWEVRGGKWTKLVPDFVQDAFVIAHQVGSGSLSVGNLWLQSKHVCMRLMLPEGYPDSVTSDYLEYSLWRGVQGVASQISGVLATQALLYAVGLGKGAIPTAAAVNWVLKDGIGYLSKIMLSKYGRHFDVNPKGWRLFADLLENAAFGMEMLTPAFPHLFLLIGAAAGAGRSAAALIQAATRSCFYAGFAAQRNFAEVIAKGEAQGMVSKSFGIMLGIALANHIGSSMALGLASFSMVTWIHMFCNLKSYQSIQIRTLNPYRASLVFSEYLLSGQASPVKDVNEEEPLFPAVPFLNSKSANKAHSVGLSSNAKEAAAEIERRLQLGSKLSDLVNNKDDVLALLSLYNEEGYILSEHKGRYCVVLKETSSLQDMLRALFQVNYLYWLEKNAGYEARGTSVDCKPGGWLHLSLEYVRREFNHVKNDAESAGWVTDGLIARPLPNRIRPVYVA; encoded by the exons ATGACGGGTTGCGTTTGCAAGTCCTTTCTCATCCAAGGTAGCAGTACCCCACCTCTACCGCCTATTTACTTCCGTCATAGCAATTCTGGCGCACCGCCGTCGTCTGCTCTAAATTTTACTTcacttggtctcaaggcatcaCAATTTCACGCTCATGGGCTGCCTTGGAAACGATTCAATGCGCATAGTATCCTGCCGGACAATGGCGGCTGGGACTCGGGAAACAAAAACGGCGGCGGCGGTGGCGGCCCATTTGAGTCATCCTCATGGTGGTGGCATGAGGATGGTGATAGTTCCTTGTCAGGTCCCTTGTTTTTCTCCTCCTTGTTCTTGTGCTCGGCGGCGTGTTGTTTCTGCCACCTCCGACTGGCCTGTGCGCTGGCATCATCATCGGAGGACTGCGAGGCTGTGTGGGAAGTGAGGGGAGGCAAGTGGACCAAGCTTGTTCCTGATTTTGTCCAGGATGCCTTTGTTATCGCTCATCAAGTTGGTTCTGGTTCACTGAGCGTGGGGAATCTGTGGTTGCAATCGAAACATGTCTGTATGCGATTGATGCTCCCAGAAGGCTATCCCGACTCCGTTACCAGCGATTATTTGGAGTACTCTCTTTGGAGAGGAGTTCAGGGCGTCGCCAGCCAAATTAGCGGTGTCCTTGCCACTCAG GCCTTGCTCTACGCTGTTGGATTGGGAAAAGGAGCTATTCCTACTGCCGCCGCTGTCAATTGGGTCCTCAAGGATGGAATTGGATACCTCAGCAAAATCATGCTCTCTAAATATGGAAGGCATTTTGATGTCAATCCAAAAGGGTGGAGGTTGTTTGCTGATCTTCTCGAAAATGCCGCCTTTGGAATGGAAATGCTCACCCCTGCATTTCCTCATCTATTTCTTTTAATTGGTGCTGCTGCCGGTGCAGGGCGCTCAGCTGCTGCACTCATTCAG GCTGCTACCAGGAGCTGTTTCTATGCTGGTTTTGCTGCTCAAAGGAACTTTGCTGAG GTGATTGCTAAGGGGGAAGCTCAGGGAATGGTGAGCAAGTCTTTCGGTATCATGCTTGGCATAGCATTGGCTAACCATATCGGCTCTTCTATGGCTCTTGGCCTTGCTTCTTTTAGCATGGTTACTTGGATCCACATGTTCTGCAACCTGAAATCCTATCAATCCATTCAAATAAGGACTTTAAATCCTTATCGTGCAA GCTTGGTTTTTAGCGAATATCTTCTTAGTGGTCAAGCATCTCCTGTAAAAGACGTCAATGAGGAGGAACCGCTTTTTCCAGCTGTACCATTTCTTAACTCAAAGTCTGCAAACAAA GCGCATTCAGTAGGATTATCTTCAAATGCAAAGGAAGCTGCTGCTGAAATTGAACGTAGGCTGCAATTGGGATCCAAGCTCAGTGATCTAGTCAACAACAAGGACGATGTGCTTGCACTGCTCAGTCTATATAACGAAGAAGGCTATATTTTGTCGGAGCACAAGGGAAGATACTGT GTAGTGCTTAAAGAAACGTCCTCTCTACAAGACATGTTGAGAGCATTGTTTCAAGTCAATTATCTATATTGGCTGGAGAAAAATGCAGGATATGAAGCAAGAGGCACTTCTGTTGACTGCAAACCAGGGGGATGGCTGCACCTTTCTCTAGAGTATGTGCGAAGGGAATTCAACCATGTCAAAAATGATGCGGAATCAGCTGGTTGGGTAACAGATGGGCTTATTGCGAGACCTTTGCCTAATAGAATTCGTCCGGTTTATGTGGCCTAA